The Micrococcales bacterium region AATGGCTCGGACTCCAAGCGGCGCCAGTCAAGCTGATTCGGCTCCAAGGCGCCCACACGCAACACCTGGTTGTATTCGCCGGCCGCCGCCGGGTCGTGCGCCCGGCTCGAAAGCAGCAAGAACGGCTTGTACTTGGTCATCGGTTTCCTAGGGTTGTTTCCTGATTGGCTAGCCACATATTGAACCGCGCCCAGGGCCGTTAGCCAAGTCCGTCAAGATCTATGGCCGCATTTGGCAGGTCGGTCCGGGACCATTGTTACGTTTCACAGACGCTGGCGAATCCCGACCTGCGGTTGTGTTCTGACGCACCTGGTCAGTGCGCCAATGGTTGGTCTCGCACCTGGTCAGTGCGCCATTGGGCTGCCTTGAGCCGGGGTGCAAATCCGATGTTTGGGTGGACCTCCTAGACTGGTGGTCCGTGGCCTCGCCGAACGATGACTTGAGCTGGGACCGACCGGCCGCCCGGCTGCCGGTTCGGCCTGAGCTGGCCGCTGCCCGGCCTTACGGTGCCCCCCAACCTCCGGTGGCGGTTCCGCTGAACGTCAACGAAAACCCCTATTCGCCGCCAACCCAGGTGGTCAGGGCCATTTCAAAGCAGATTGAGCAGGCCGCCACCCAACTCAACCGTTACCCGGACCGTGACTTCACCCAGCTGCGTCAAGCCCTGGCCGCCTATTTGGCCAAGGAGTCCCAGGCCACCGGCCTGGCTGCGGACAACATTTGGGCGGCCAACGGCTCGAATGAGGTCATGCTCCACATTTTCCAGGCTTTTGGAGGACCGGGTAGAACCGCCTTGTCATTCGACCCGACCTACTCGATGTATCCCGAATACGCCAGGAACACCTACACCGCCTGGGCCACCGGGGATAGACGGCCAGATTTTTCGATCGACCCAAGCGCCGGCATCGGCCAAATCAAGCAAACCGGCGCCTCCCTGGTGCTCCTGGCCAGCCCCAACAACCCAACCGGTACAGCCGTACCGCTATCGCTAGTTGACCAGATGTGCGCTGAAAGTGCTGGTCAGGCCCTAATCGTGGTGGATGAAGCTTATGCGGAATTCCGCCCGCCAGGTATGCCCTCGGCCTTGAGCCTGCTGGGGCGACACAACAATTTGGTGGTCACCCGCACAATGTCGAAGGCCTTTGCCTTAGCCGGCGCCAGATTGGGCTACGCCGCCGGAAGCGCCGAGCTGATTGGTTACCTTAGAACCGTCCGCCTGCCCTATCACCTTTCGACCCTGACGCAGGTGGCCGCCAGCGCCGCCTTGGCCCAGGCCGACCTAATGTTGGCCCGGGTAGCCGAACTGCGCCAAAGCCGCGACCAGTTGCGGGCAACACTGCTGGGCCTAGGCTTGGCCTGCCCTGACTCGGCCGCCAACTTCTTGCTCTTTGGCCACTTTGAGTCAGCCGATTTGGTTTGGCGTGACCTGCTGGACCAGGGTGTCTTAGTGCGTCAGGTTGGACCGCCCGGCTACCTTAGGGTGAGCGTTGGTTCACCGGACCAAAACCGGCGGTTTGTCCAGGCCCTGACCAAAGCCATAGACAAGATGCCGGGGGCATTGGCGCTGGAGCCACCCCAGGAAGGCGAAATCAGATCATGAAACGAACCGCCCAGCTGCAACGGACCACCTCGGAGTCCCAAATTGCCCTGGAGCTGGATCTGGACGGCACCGGCCAGTCCCACGTCCAAACAGGCGTGCCCTTCTTCGACCACATGCTGACAGCCTTATCCAAGCATTCGCATATCGACCTGGACGTCAAAGCCAAAGGCGACACGGAAGTTGACCCACATCACACCGTCGAAGACACCGCCATTGTGCTGGGACAGGCGCTGGACCAGGCCTTGGGCGACAAGGCCGGAATCAACCGCTTTGGCGACGCGACCGTGCCGCTGGACGAGGCGCTGGCCCAAGCCGTGGTCGACATTTCCGGCCGAGGTTATTTCGCCCACCACGGCCTGCCGGCCGCACTCAGCCACACCGTCATTGGCGGCCACTTCCCCACCGTCTTGGCCGGCCACGTCTTCCACTCCTTGGCCACTAACGCCAGACTCTGCCTGCACCTGCGGTTACTGTCCGGCTTGGACCCGCACCACATTGTCGAAGCCCAATTCAAGGCTTTGGCCCGGGCCCTCAGAACGGCCGTCGGCTTAGATCCCGGCTCCTCCTCCGTGCCCTCGACCAAGGGCCGGCTGTGAGTGACAAATGGGACCAGGCGCTGGAGGACCTGCTGGCCCGCCCCGGCGCTGATAGTGGCGCTGCGCCCGATGCCGGCCCCCAGGACGCTGAGGCGAGCCTCGGCAAAGGGGAGGCCGTCCGGGTAGGGGTCCTGGTTAGCCCGTTTGCCCAGCCAGAGGTC contains the following coding sequences:
- the hisB gene encoding imidazoleglycerol-phosphate dehydratase HisB: MKRTAQLQRTTSESQIALELDLDGTGQSHVQTGVPFFDHMLTALSKHSHIDLDVKAKGDTEVDPHHTVEDTAIVLGQALDQALGDKAGINRFGDATVPLDEALAQAVVDISGRGYFAHHGLPAALSHTVIGGHFPTVLAGHVFHSLATNARLCLHLRLLSGLDPHHIVEAQFKALARALRTAVGLDPGSSSVPSTKGRL
- a CDS encoding histidinol-phosphate transaminase produces the protein MASPNDDLSWDRPAARLPVRPELAAARPYGAPQPPVAVPLNVNENPYSPPTQVVRAISKQIEQAATQLNRYPDRDFTQLRQALAAYLAKESQATGLAADNIWAANGSNEVMLHIFQAFGGPGRTALSFDPTYSMYPEYARNTYTAWATGDRRPDFSIDPSAGIGQIKQTGASLVLLASPNNPTGTAVPLSLVDQMCAESAGQALIVVDEAYAEFRPPGMPSALSLLGRHNNLVVTRTMSKAFALAGARLGYAAGSAELIGYLRTVRLPYHLSTLTQVAASAALAQADLMLARVAELRQSRDQLRATLLGLGLACPDSAANFLLFGHFESADLVWRDLLDQGVLVRQVGPPGYLRVSVGSPDQNRRFVQALTKAIDKMPGALALEPPQEGEIRS